In a single window of the Hydrogenobaculum sp. 3684 genome:
- the bamD gene encoding outer membrane protein assembly factor BamD yields the protein MKRYFKVFTLSMVILGASLMVSSCAKVTQKEREQRAIKGYIKGSEAFTNGDYSSAEENLKRALKYLENLTPEQIERARFMLAKSYYLDQDYTNAIIYLESFLYYYPNSPEAPQATYMLIKSYYKIAPDAYRDQTYTYKAIDLAKEFLSKYPNNPYDSDVRALIDEARQKIAKHDELIAKFYEDYGFYYPAAERYKDMLINDTQYISKTKTYYRLIKNLLLVPKQAKRYEDKYKDMLKKDEDKLRHAKAQDKPFIEKRIKFWKLQIKRWEDLAKKSRKEGLEYFEKYKKIFGNTPYVSKLERIIKETNG from the coding sequence ATGAAAAGATACTTTAAAGTGTTTACTCTTTCTATGGTGATTTTGGGAGCTTCTTTGATGGTTAGCTCATGTGCTAAGGTAACCCAGAAAGAAAGGGAGCAAAGGGCTATAAAAGGATATATCAAAGGCTCGGAAGCTTTTACAAACGGAGATTACTCTTCTGCGGAAGAAAACCTAAAAAGAGCTTTAAAATACCTTGAAAACCTTACCCCAGAGCAAATAGAAAGAGCTAGGTTTATGCTGGCTAAAAGCTATTATCTTGATCAGGATTATACAAATGCCATCATATACCTTGAAAGCTTTCTATACTACTATCCAAACTCCCCAGAAGCCCCTCAAGCCACATACATGCTTATAAAAAGCTATTATAAAATAGCTCCGGACGCCTATAGAGATCAAACCTACACTTACAAAGCTATAGACTTGGCAAAGGAATTTTTGAGCAAATACCCAAACAACCCTTACGACTCGGATGTAAGAGCCCTTATAGATGAAGCCAGACAAAAAATAGCAAAACACGATGAGCTTATAGCAAAATTTTACGAAGATTACGGTTTTTACTATCCGGCTGCCGAACGCTACAAAGACATGCTAATAAACGACACGCAGTATATATCCAAAACAAAAACCTACTACAGGCTAATAAAAAATCTTTTGCTAGTACCAAAACAAGCTAAAAGGTATGAAGATAAGTATAAGGATATGCTAAAAAAAGATGAAGACAAACTTCGTCACGCAAAAGCCCAAGACAAACCATTTATAGAAAAACGTATAAAATTCTGGAAACTTCAGATAAAAAGATGGGAAGATTTAGCAAAAAAATCAAGAAAAGAAGGTTTAGAATACTTTGAAAAGTATAAAAAAATATTTGGCAATACACCTTACGTATCAAAACTGGAGAGAATAATAAAAGAAACAAATGGATAA
- the rsfS gene encoding ribosome silencing factor: MDKLKLIKTLLEDKKAEDISVLDVRKHTNIADYFIIATANSSVHAKALAEHLEKELKNRGINIDHVEGLNEHAQWILIDLLDIIVHIQTKEAREYYNLDWLWSNAERVSL, from the coding sequence ATGGATAAGCTTAAACTTATAAAAACGTTGTTGGAAGATAAAAAAGCAGAAGATATATCGGTTTTAGACGTTAGAAAACACACGAATATAGCCGATTATTTTATAATAGCTACCGCCAATTCAAGCGTTCATGCAAAAGCTTTAGCAGAACATTTGGAAAAAGAGCTAAAAAATAGAGGCATTAACATAGACCACGTAGAAGGTTTAAACGAACATGCTCAATGGATATTGATAGATTTGCTAGATATTATAGTGCATATACAAACCAAAGAGGCTAGAGAGTATTACAACCTTGACTGGCTTTGGTCAAATGCGGAGAGGGTAAGCTTATGA
- a CDS encoding response regulator transcription factor — translation MSLKALIVEDDELLLETLEKGFRHEGFEVDIAKDGFQALQKAKTNSYDIIILDVVIPKIDGVKVCKQLRLQSEIPIIMLTAKSQLEDKLEGLEAGADDYITKPFSFKELIMRVKTVLRRYNKVQEEKIVLKDLTMDLKDFKVFYKGKAINLTPKEFELLKVLAQNPNKIIRREVLLNKVWGIASDYDSNIVDVYIKNIRNKLDDKPPKLILTIRGRGYMLSTEQS, via the coding sequence ATGAGTCTTAAAGCTCTTATAGTAGAAGATGATGAGCTTTTACTAGAAACGTTAGAAAAGGGGTTTAGACACGAGGGATTTGAAGTAGATATAGCAAAAGACGGCTTTCAGGCTCTTCAAAAGGCAAAAACAAACAGCTACGATATCATAATTCTCGATGTTGTAATTCCCAAAATAGACGGTGTAAAAGTATGTAAACAGTTAAGACTTCAAAGTGAAATCCCCATTATTATGCTAACGGCAAAATCCCAGCTAGAGGATAAGCTAGAGGGCCTTGAAGCAGGAGCAGACGATTACATCACAAAGCCCTTTTCTTTTAAAGAACTGATAATGAGGGTAAAAACCGTTTTAAGACGTTATAACAAAGTGCAAGAAGAAAAGATAGTTTTAAAAGACCTCACAATGGATTTAAAAGATTTTAAAGTGTTTTATAAAGGAAAAGCCATAAACCTTACACCAAAAGAGTTTGAGCTTTTAAAAGTTTTAGCTCAAAATCCAAACAAGATCATAAGAAGAGAAGTGCTATTAAACAAAGTATGGGGCATAGCCTCCGATTACGATTCAAACATCGTAGATGTCTATATAAAAAATATTCGGAACAAACTAGACGACAAACCCCCAAAACTCATCCTCACCATAAGAGGAAGAGGCTATATGCTAAGCACAGAGCAAAGTTGA
- a CDS encoding endonuclease MutS2, translated as MREYELKKLEFHKIKENLKLRTHSVASLEYIENIKPIPKEELLQEQKLVECFMKLLRQRENILYSFDDISKSLKKAMIEESVLGIDEILSIYKVLKIIKDVRKFLVDALDRCDLFNKILKDLGTFQTLEAEIERTIDPSGVVKSEASRDLFEIRKEIKQVEKTITEKLEALFQRPDSDILFSEKLITVRQNRYVVPVKTQSVKRIVGIVHGVSSSGFTTYLEPQIVVDLNNKLAVLRTEEEKEIHLVLKKLTSFIRERANRLLESFNTLVKIDILMAKASFGIEYECSLPSIGDCIELLEARNPIMSILSQNPIPVDIILKDKKGLVLTGPNTGGKTVFLKTLGLSYIMFLHAIPIPASPNSKLPIFDNIFVDIGDEQDISQSLSTFSSHIKNISEILQRSTEKTLILIDELGAGTDPLEGSALGIAILDYIKKLNAFVVVSTHHTPIKLWAVNSDYYEPATLMFDRDTLRPLYKVLYGTIGESMGIEVAKRFGIPKEVILEAQKLLGENTLEYQGVMENLNRLVREYQDKMEILEKHREELELLKRKYESLVEEMEKAKEDAWKNAAKEAQNYLEQLKKEAQEFLVGLKEKASLKDFIKQKQEELKKLEKEEEQQIEVGDWVEFMGGKGRVLEIRQDKAQVMFGDIKAWIKLKDLSKTAKIPRTHTINISLQKFENKKAGMPEINLTGLSVEEAISKLDKFLDSAFASGVKMAKVIHGVGVLKKAVTDYLSSSSYVVFYRDAYPKEGGPGTTIVYF; from the coding sequence ATGAGAGAATATGAGCTTAAGAAGTTAGAGTTTCACAAGATAAAAGAAAATCTGAAATTGAGGACGCATTCTGTAGCAAGTTTAGAGTATATAGAAAATATAAAACCTATCCCAAAAGAGGAACTTTTACAAGAACAAAAGCTTGTTGAATGTTTTATGAAGCTTTTAAGACAAAGAGAAAACATATTGTATAGCTTTGATGATATTTCTAAAAGCCTAAAAAAAGCAATGATAGAAGAAAGTGTTTTAGGAATAGACGAAATACTTAGCATATACAAAGTTTTAAAAATTATAAAAGATGTAAGAAAATTTTTAGTGGATGCCTTAGATAGGTGCGATTTATTTAATAAAATACTAAAAGATTTAGGCACGTTTCAAACCTTAGAAGCTGAAATAGAAAGAACCATAGATCCTTCTGGCGTTGTAAAATCAGAAGCCTCTAGGGATCTTTTTGAGATAAGAAAAGAAATAAAGCAAGTAGAAAAAACTATCACAGAGAAACTAGAAGCTCTTTTCCAAAGACCAGATAGTGATATACTATTTTCTGAAAAGCTTATAACAGTAAGACAAAATAGATATGTAGTGCCTGTAAAAACCCAAAGCGTCAAAAGGATAGTGGGGATAGTGCATGGTGTTTCTTCTTCTGGTTTTACCACATATTTAGAGCCCCAGATAGTGGTGGATTTAAACAACAAGCTTGCAGTTTTAAGAACAGAGGAAGAAAAAGAGATACATCTTGTATTAAAAAAACTCACTTCTTTTATAAGAGAAAGGGCAAATAGACTTTTAGAATCTTTTAATACGCTTGTTAAAATAGATATTCTGATGGCAAAAGCATCCTTTGGCATAGAATACGAGTGCTCATTGCCTTCTATTGGCGATTGTATAGAGCTTTTAGAAGCAAGAAATCCAATTATGAGCATTTTATCTCAAAATCCTATTCCAGTGGATATAATTTTAAAAGACAAAAAAGGGCTTGTGCTTACAGGGCCAAACACCGGCGGGAAAACCGTTTTCCTAAAAACCCTTGGACTTAGCTATATCATGTTTTTACACGCTATACCTATACCTGCCTCACCTAATAGCAAACTGCCTATTTTTGACAATATTTTTGTGGATATAGGAGATGAACAAGACATATCACAGTCTTTATCGACTTTTTCTTCTCATATAAAAAATATCTCGGAGATTTTACAAAGATCCACAGAAAAAACACTGATACTGATAGACGAATTAGGAGCTGGCACAGACCCACTGGAGGGTTCTGCTCTTGGTATAGCAATCCTTGATTATATAAAGAAGTTAAACGCTTTTGTAGTGGTTTCCACTCATCACACACCCATAAAGCTTTGGGCGGTAAATTCTGATTATTACGAACCGGCTACGTTGATGTTTGATAGGGATACCCTAAGACCTCTTTACAAAGTGCTTTATGGTACCATTGGAGAAAGCATGGGTATAGAAGTAGCCAAAAGGTTTGGGATACCAAAGGAGGTTATTTTAGAAGCCCAAAAACTTCTTGGAGAGAATACTTTGGAATACCAAGGTGTTATGGAAAACTTAAATAGGCTTGTCAGAGAATACCAAGATAAAATGGAAATATTGGAAAAACATAGAGAGGAGCTTGAGCTTTTAAAAAGAAAATATGAATCTCTCGTAGAAGAAATGGAAAAAGCCAAAGAAGATGCATGGAAAAATGCCGCAAAAGAGGCTCAAAACTATTTGGAACAACTTAAGAAAGAAGCTCAGGAATTTTTGGTTGGTCTTAAAGAAAAAGCTAGTTTAAAAGATTTTATAAAACAAAAGCAAGAAGAGTTAAAAAAGTTGGAAAAAGAAGAAGAGCAGCAAATAGAAGTAGGAGATTGGGTAGAGTTTATGGGTGGAAAAGGTAGGGTTTTAGAAATAAGGCAAGACAAAGCTCAGGTGATGTTTGGTGATATAAAGGCTTGGATAAAGCTAAAAGATCTTTCAAAAACCGCCAAAATACCAAGAACCCACACTATAAATATAAGCTTACAAAAGTTTGAAAATAAAAAAGCAGGTATGCCAGAGATAAATTTAACCGGGCTTTCAGTAGAAGAAGCTATAAGCAAACTTGATAAATTTTTAGATAGCGCTTTTGCAAGTGGAGTTAAAATGGCAAAAGTAATACACGGTGTTGGAGTGCTTAAAAAAGCTGTAACAGACTATCTTTCGTCATCTTCTTACGTTGTATTCTACAGGGATGCCTACCCAAAAGAAGGTGGACCTGGTACCACCATAGTATATTTTTAG
- a CDS encoding mechanosensitive ion channel family protein, translated as MDKITITRHLRLEFLGHIFKSREEYGLVVFGFYSILFFGIGFLIGVFLNTVFKSLKTTSKIRISPFLIGLWSVFLGAYLSSDYLYITKKAHVVIDRTILFSLIFIGFYILSNIIGEIIGLYIKSKTNEVPSSILKASIVVFVSIIGLFIAFQSIGLSITPLITTLGVGTVVIGLALQDTLSNFLSGFYILVSKNIRVGDYIKFDVYEGYVEDIYWRTTHIRTLSGNVIVVPNSKLTSSVITNYHLPYENMAVIFSFSVGYKEDLERVEKLLIETAKEVVNKVEGADKSYEPVVRYRSFGSSGIDLSLVVKAKEFLNQYLIIHELIKAIKKRFEEENIEIPYQTINVIIKNES; from the coding sequence ATGGACAAAATAACAATCACCAGACATCTAAGGTTAGAGTTCCTGGGTCACATTTTTAAAAGTAGAGAAGAATACGGTTTAGTGGTGTTTGGTTTTTACAGTATTTTATTCTTTGGTATAGGGTTTTTAATAGGAGTATTTCTAAATACCGTTTTTAAAAGCTTAAAGACCACCAGCAAAATAAGAATAAGCCCGTTTCTCATAGGATTGTGGAGCGTTTTCTTAGGAGCTTATCTATCTTCTGATTATCTTTACATCACAAAAAAAGCTCATGTTGTAATAGATAGGACTATACTATTTAGCCTTATTTTTATCGGTTTTTATATACTTTCAAACATTATAGGAGAGATAATAGGCTTATATATAAAGTCTAAAACCAATGAAGTACCTTCTTCTATATTAAAAGCTTCAATAGTAGTATTTGTTTCCATTATCGGGCTTTTTATAGCTTTCCAAAGTATAGGGCTTTCCATAACCCCACTTATTACAACCTTAGGAGTTGGCACCGTAGTAATAGGTCTTGCTCTTCAAGATACCCTATCAAACTTCTTATCTGGGTTTTATATACTAGTTAGTAAAAATATAAGAGTAGGAGATTATATAAAGTTTGATGTGTACGAGGGATATGTAGAAGATATATATTGGCGTACCACTCATATAAGAACTCTTTCTGGGAACGTTATAGTGGTACCAAATTCAAAGCTTACATCTTCTGTAATTACAAATTATCACCTTCCATATGAGAACATGGCAGTGATATTTTCTTTTTCTGTAGGTTATAAAGAAGATCTTGAAAGAGTAGAAAAGCTTCTTATAGAAACAGCAAAAGAGGTTGTAAACAAAGTAGAGGGTGCAGACAAAAGCTATGAGCCAGTCGTAAGATACAGGTCTTTTGGTAGTTCTGGCATAGATTTAAGCCTGGTTGTAAAAGCAAAAGAATTCCTAAACCAATACCTTATAATTCATGAGCTTATAAAAGCTATAAAAAAGCGCTTTGAGGAAGAAAACATAGAAATACCATATCAAACAATAAATGTAATAATAAAAAACGAAAGTTGA
- a CDS encoding NAD-dependent epimerase/dehydratase family protein produces MEKDKKIVLPGGAGLVGQNLVAFLKKAGYSNIVVVDKHKKNLDILKSLHKDVVAIYGDLSEEGDWERSIEGADVVVMLQAQIGAKTYEPFYKNTIKSTENVLKACKKYNIEYIVHISSSVVNSVADDFYTQTKKDQEKMVLESGIKNVVLRPTLMFGWFDRKHLGWLSRFMKKVPIFPIPGDGKYIRQPLYVKDFCNIIIDCIQTRKEGIYDITGIEKVYYIDIIKAIKKYTKSKTLILNIPYWLFYTLLYIWGIFDPNPPFTVDQLKALVAGDIFEVIDWPHIFNVKPTPFEKAIEETFTHPIYSKVVLEF; encoded by the coding sequence ATGGAAAAAGATAAAAAGATAGTCCTTCCAGGTGGCGCTGGGCTTGTAGGTCAAAATTTGGTGGCCTTTCTTAAAAAAGCAGGGTATTCAAATATAGTGGTTGTAGATAAACATAAGAAGAATTTAGATATATTAAAATCCCTTCATAAAGATGTGGTGGCAATTTATGGGGATTTATCAGAAGAAGGAGATTGGGAAAGATCTATAGAAGGGGCAGATGTGGTAGTGATGCTCCAAGCTCAGATAGGAGCAAAAACCTATGAACCATTTTACAAAAATACCATAAAATCTACAGAAAATGTTTTAAAAGCCTGTAAGAAGTACAACATAGAATATATAGTACATATAAGCTCTTCGGTGGTAAACTCTGTGGCCGATGATTTTTATACACAAACCAAAAAAGATCAAGAGAAAATGGTATTAGAATCTGGTATAAAAAATGTTGTCTTAAGACCGACCCTTATGTTTGGATGGTTTGATAGAAAACATCTTGGATGGCTTTCAAGGTTTATGAAAAAAGTTCCTATATTTCCAATACCAGGAGACGGAAAGTATATAAGACAGCCCCTTTATGTAAAAGATTTTTGCAACATCATAATAGACTGCATTCAAACAAGAAAAGAAGGCATATACGACATTACTGGCATTGAAAAGGTATATTATATAGATATAATAAAAGCCATTAAAAAATATACAAAATCAAAAACTCTTATTTTAAACATCCCGTACTGGCTTTTCTATACGCTTTTATACATATGGGGGATTTTTGACCCAAATCCGCCTTTTACCGTAGATCAGTTAAAAGCCTTAGTGGCGGGTGATATATTTGAGGTTATAGACTGGCCACATATTTTCAATGTAAAACCCACTCCCTTTGAAAAAGCCATTGAAGAGACTTTTACTCACCCTATATATTCTAAAGTGGTGTTGGAGTTTTGA
- a CDS encoding NAD(P)/FAD-dependent oxidoreductase codes for MRVAIIGGGPMGLAAGYYALKKGYSVDIYEKDNVLGGMSASFNFDGDIIEKYYHFFCKTDLALFELLKELNIYHLLKWKNTTMGFYYNQKLQPFGDPISLLKFDGLDIISKLRYGFLAFYSTKINDWSSLDRKYAIDWIKSIIGEKAYSVLWDKLFSLKFYKYQTKISAAWIWNRIKRVGLSRDSIFKESLGYVEGGVKTIIDSLEKALLEKGANIYLNSPVDKILIENNTLKGIKIKDTVLNYDKVISTIPINILQHLITDEKIASKYKDFTYLDVMCVVIKLRKPFSKHFWININDEDIKIPGIINYSALRKDIKSNIVYIPFYLPKDHEFLKKDEAYIKELCKSYLKKINKDLKDEDFLAFSINIYKNAQGVYEPLYLYKLPPINIANNLYALDTTYYYPEDRGFSESVRIAKYVVDRYL; via the coding sequence ATGAGAGTAGCCATAATAGGGGGTGGACCCATGGGTCTTGCAGCTGGGTATTATGCCCTTAAAAAAGGCTACAGTGTTGATATATATGAAAAAGATAACGTATTGGGAGGTATGAGCGCATCCTTTAACTTTGATGGGGATATTATAGAAAAATACTATCACTTTTTTTGTAAAACAGATTTAGCACTTTTTGAGCTTTTAAAAGAACTAAACATATATCATCTTTTAAAATGGAAAAACACCACAATGGGATTTTATTACAACCAAAAACTCCAGCCTTTTGGAGATCCTATAAGCCTTTTAAAGTTTGACGGGCTTGATATAATTTCTAAGTTAAGATATGGTTTTTTGGCTTTTTATAGCACAAAAATTAACGATTGGAGTAGCCTAGACAGAAAATACGCTATAGATTGGATAAAATCAATAATAGGAGAAAAAGCCTACAGCGTTTTGTGGGATAAGCTTTTTTCTTTAAAGTTTTATAAGTATCAAACCAAAATATCGGCAGCTTGGATATGGAACAGGATAAAAAGAGTAGGACTTTCAAGGGATAGCATATTCAAAGAATCCCTTGGATATGTGGAAGGAGGGGTAAAAACGATAATAGATAGCTTAGAGAAAGCGCTTCTTGAAAAAGGAGCAAACATTTATCTAAACAGTCCCGTTGACAAAATCCTTATAGAAAATAACACTCTAAAAGGTATAAAGATAAAAGATACAGTGCTTAACTACGACAAGGTGATAAGCACGATACCTATCAACATACTTCAGCATCTTATAACAGATGAAAAAATAGCCTCTAAGTATAAAGATTTTACATACCTTGATGTGATGTGTGTGGTTATAAAACTAAGAAAACCATTTTCAAAGCATTTTTGGATAAATATAAACGATGAGGATATAAAAATACCAGGAATAATAAACTACAGCGCTTTAAGAAAAGATATAAAATCAAACATAGTCTATATACCTTTTTATCTTCCAAAAGACCATGAGTTTCTTAAAAAAGATGAAGCTTATATAAAAGAGCTTTGTAAAAGTTATCTTAAAAAGATAAACAAAGATCTAAAAGACGAAGATTTTTTGGCTTTTAGTATAAACATATATAAAAATGCCCAAGGAGTGTATGAACCGCTTTATCTTTACAAACTCCCGCCTATAAACATAGCAAACAACTTATACGCTCTTGATACCACATACTATTATCCAGAGGATAGGGGTTTTTCAGAAAGTGTAAGGATAGCAAAATATGTGGTGGATAGATACCTTTAA
- a CDS encoding sigma 54-interacting transcriptional regulator, protein MTNKIKLENIDISLLTSVSKALSQKDFDKALRDILKIFYSFWGVEYSYIAFYDKITKTIKIREAFGFNQSVKKILFESGKGIVGNIFKNSIPVVIKDPRHDKAFLNKTKILDKIKDETFVGVPIKSEDETIGVFCLFKNLDRYEELTRVVDIMLIVSAMIGMSYKLFGILQEEKASWEEQRQLLAKEFSDTFSIEGFVGKSEAVITLKDTIQKIAMTDSTVLLLGESGVGKTLIAKAIHALSDRKDKPFISVNCAAIPETLLEAELFGYEKGAFTGAIHSKKGKFELANGGTIFLDEIGELPLQSQSKLLKVIQEKELEKLGAERSIFVNVRVIASTNKDLASMVARGEFREDLYYRLNVIPIRVPALRERKEDIPLLVKHFLDKFNKHYKKHINIEKEAMEALINYNWPGNIRELENLIERLVVINNKDITKEDVLLATKINSNKLQTDIPSIIESTEKEAIKKALEKCSYVKSKAAKMLGLTLRQLDYRIKKYNIPIERL, encoded by the coding sequence ATGACTAATAAGATAAAGCTTGAAAATATAGATATATCGCTTTTGACCTCTGTAAGTAAGGCTCTTTCTCAAAAAGATTTTGATAAGGCTTTAAGGGATATTTTAAAAATATTTTACTCTTTTTGGGGTGTGGAATACTCTTATATAGCTTTTTATGATAAAATCACAAAAACTATAAAAATAAGAGAAGCTTTTGGTTTTAATCAAAGTGTAAAGAAGATACTGTTTGAATCTGGAAAAGGGATAGTAGGAAATATATTTAAAAACAGCATACCTGTTGTAATAAAAGACCCAAGACACGACAAGGCTTTTTTGAACAAAACAAAAATCTTAGACAAAATAAAAGATGAAACCTTTGTGGGTGTACCTATAAAATCTGAAGATGAAACCATAGGGGTTTTTTGTCTTTTTAAAAACTTAGATAGATACGAAGAACTCACAAGGGTAGTAGATATTATGCTTATAGTAAGCGCTATGATAGGTATGTCTTACAAACTTTTTGGGATTTTACAAGAGGAAAAAGCCTCTTGGGAAGAACAAAGGCAACTTTTGGCAAAAGAGTTTTCAGATACTTTTAGCATAGAAGGATTTGTTGGAAAATCAGAAGCTGTAATTACATTAAAAGATACTATCCAAAAAATAGCGATGACAGACAGCACAGTACTTTTGTTAGGAGAAAGTGGAGTAGGTAAAACGCTTATAGCAAAGGCAATTCATGCTTTGAGTGATAGAAAAGATAAACCTTTTATATCTGTAAACTGTGCAGCAATACCAGAAACGCTTCTTGAAGCGGAGCTGTTTGGCTATGAAAAAGGAGCTTTTACAGGAGCTATTCATTCTAAAAAAGGTAAATTTGAGCTAGCAAACGGAGGTACAATATTTTTAGATGAGATAGGTGAGCTTCCTCTTCAATCTCAATCAAAACTGTTAAAGGTTATACAGGAAAAGGAATTAGAAAAACTTGGAGCTGAAAGGAGTATATTTGTAAATGTGAGAGTAATAGCATCCACCAACAAAGATTTAGCGTCTATGGTGGCAAGAGGAGAGTTTAGAGAGGATTTGTATTACAGATTAAACGTAATACCTATAAGAGTGCCGGCTCTAAGGGAGAGAAAAGAAGATATACCCCTTTTGGTAAAACATTTCTTAGATAAATTTAACAAGCATTACAAAAAGCATATAAACATAGAAAAAGAAGCTATGGAAGCTCTTATAAATTACAATTGGCCAGGCAACATAAGAGAGCTTGAAAATCTTATAGAGCGTCTTGTGGTTATAAACAATAAAGACATTACAAAAGAAGACGTTTTGTTGGCTACCAAGATAAATTCTAATAAACTACAAACTGACATACCAAGCATTATAGAATCCACCGAAAAAGAGGCTATCAAAAAAGCTTTAGAAAAATGTAGTTATGTAAAGTCAAAAGCTGCAAAAATGCTTGGACTTACCTTAAGACAGTTAGACTACAGGATTAAAAAATACAACATACCTATAGAAAGGCTTTGA
- a CDS encoding NAD(P)H-dependent glycerol-3-phosphate dehydrogenase, whose translation MIFIFGAGKWGYALSYAFSKKRIPITIYDIKEETLKNIPKHPYIKTTTNTEDVLKHEIVIIATPTQSIKHIIENCKDKDTIIASKGIDISTRKDVIDLALEYNIEKSNIFVLSGPSFAEDVLKDLPVALTLGYFNREKALKLQNLLSSQLFRIYTSSDIKGVALGGAIKNVMAIASGIVEGAGLGESAQAALVTRGLKEMIKIGKLMGAREKTFYGLSGVGDLFLTASSNKSRNKRFGLLIGKKKSPKEALEEIKEVVEGYYTVKALYDIAVERHLDLPITNAVYKVLYENMSIEESMNTLLSRELKEEDD comes from the coding sequence ATGATTTTTATATTTGGAGCTGGCAAATGGGGCTATGCTCTGTCTTATGCTTTTAGCAAAAAAAGAATACCGATAACCATATACGATATAAAAGAAGAAACGCTAAAAAATATACCAAAACATCCTTATATAAAAACCACAACAAATACTGAAGATGTTCTAAAACATGAGATTGTAATCATAGCAACACCAACCCAAAGCATCAAACATATAATAGAAAATTGCAAAGATAAAGATACAATAATAGCTTCAAAAGGTATAGATATATCCACACGTAAGGATGTTATAGACTTAGCCTTAGAGTACAATATAGAAAAGTCAAACATCTTTGTTTTATCTGGGCCATCTTTTGCTGAAGATGTCCTAAAAGATTTGCCAGTGGCTCTAACGCTTGGATATTTTAACAGGGAAAAGGCTTTAAAGCTTCAAAACCTGCTATCATCACAGCTTTTTAGAATATACACTTCTAGTGATATAAAAGGTGTGGCATTGGGAGGTGCTATCAAAAACGTTATGGCTATAGCCTCTGGTATAGTGGAAGGAGCAGGTTTGGGTGAAAGCGCTCAAGCGGCTTTGGTAACAAGGGGGCTAAAAGAGATGATTAAAATAGGAAAATTGATGGGCGCTAGAGAAAAAACCTTCTATGGACTCTCAGGGGTTGGAGATTTGTTTTTAACGGCAAGCTCAAATAAATCTAGGAATAAGCGTTTTGGGCTTTTGATAGGAAAAAAGAAATCACCAAAGGAAGCGTTAGAAGAAATAAAAGAAGTAGTGGAAGGTTATTATACCGTAAAAGCGCTATACGACATAGCAGTAGAAAGACATTTAGACCTTCCTATAACTAACGCTGTTTATAAAGTACTTTATGAAAATATGTCCATTGAGGAGAGTATGAATACGCTTTTATCAAGAGAGCTAAAAGAAGAAGATGACTAA
- a CDS encoding C40 family peptidase, with the protein MKKVKYVGAVLASLVLAFNVAYGSEFVSPIRQIINYHKYGQDVYKDPILNIIEKSKVELEKPQTISELVRYSVGKPPIPTKIASDKFDKKLVQRLIEIAKQYLGTPYRFGGTSRYGIDCSGFTMKVFDKLGIKLPRTASEQAHVGKLAINLKPGDLLFFKTYRKHHPGHVGIYIGHGLMIDASSAYGKVVIEPINQPYFRKHFLFAKSLF; encoded by the coding sequence ATGAAGAAGGTAAAATATGTAGGGGCGGTTTTAGCAAGTTTGGTGTTGGCTTTTAATGTCGCTTACGGAAGCGAATTTGTAAGTCCCATAAGGCAAATAATAAACTATCACAAATACGGGCAGGACGTTTATAAAGATCCTATACTAAACATAATAGAAAAGTCTAAAGTAGAACTAGAAAAGCCTCAAACTATTTCAGAACTTGTAAGATACAGCGTAGGCAAACCTCCTATTCCTACAAAGATAGCCTCAGATAAATTTGATAAAAAGTTAGTGCAAAGACTTATTGAAATAGCAAAACAATACTTAGGCACTCCGTATAGGTTTGGTGGTACATCCAGATACGGGATTGATTGTTCTGGTTTTACCATGAAAGTTTTTGATAAGCTAGGGATAAAGCTTCCAAGAACCGCTTCAGAACAAGCTCATGTTGGGAAATTGGCTATAAACTTAAAACCTGGGGATCTATTATTTTTCAAAACCTACAGGAAACATCATCCAGGCCATGTAGGGATATATATAGGCCATGGTCTTATGATAGATGCGTCATCTGCTTACGGTAAAGTAGTTATAGAGCCTATAAATCAACCTTACTTTAGAAAACACTTTTTATTTGCAAAAAGTTTGTTTTAG